From the Sandaracinaceae bacterium genome, one window contains:
- a CDS encoding LamG-like jellyroll fold domain-containing protein — protein MRSLLAVLVILSSGCADLGSVRLDPARVEQTTMAGRPLLVVGLSATDVIETEGHDLRLAADLEVEIGGQRGEIVRWSGEGLVVRLGDSLPLGVHSLRVRAFGLDYAREEALEVVGAVERDGSLDGMDGGGMDGGAQGMDAGLDDAGIERLDGAVDPTDAAMDGGATAMDGGTDSGFDSGFDSGFDSGIDSGIDSGFDSGFDSGTDSGFDSGVDAGRDASIILLDAGRIDGGPTIGRPCPVEPSLRACFRFEGSVMDESGSMLSATASDVGYTPGLDGQALTTRPTSSIVVRHDAALDTTEYTVEAWVWLDSVPGAGDYYGVAEKYGHWRLRIDPGGAAACHIGTRWGRREISGGAVPPRTWTHVACSVGGGRQMVSIDGATVAGQSVFGVVSSTDDVHLAEDADTGAHQLPGAIDTVRVWSRVITDSDWCTLSGPCRVP, from the coding sequence ATGCGGTCCCTCCTGGCTGTGCTCGTGATCCTCTCGAGCGGGTGCGCCGACCTCGGATCGGTGCGGCTGGACCCCGCGCGCGTGGAGCAGACCACGATGGCGGGGCGGCCGCTGCTGGTCGTCGGCCTCTCCGCGACCGACGTCATCGAGACCGAGGGACACGACCTGCGCCTGGCCGCTGACCTCGAGGTCGAGATCGGCGGTCAGCGGGGCGAGATCGTGCGCTGGTCGGGCGAGGGGCTGGTGGTGCGGCTAGGCGATTCGCTCCCCCTCGGCGTGCACTCGCTCCGCGTCCGGGCGTTCGGACTGGACTACGCGCGGGAGGAGGCGCTCGAGGTGGTCGGCGCGGTCGAGCGAGACGGATCCCTCGACGGCATGGACGGCGGAGGCATGGACGGCGGCGCGCAGGGGATGGACGCGGGGCTCGACGACGCGGGCATCGAGCGCCTCGATGGCGCGGTCGACCCCACGGACGCCGCGATGGACGGGGGAGCGACCGCGATGGACGGCGGCACCGACAGCGGCTTCGACAGCGGCTTCGACTCCGGGTTCGACTCCGGCATCGACTCCGGCATCGACAGCGGCTTCGACTCAGGCTTCGACAGCGGCACCGACTCCGGCTTCGACAGCGGGGTCGACGCAGGGCGGGACGCGAGCATCATCCTGCTGGACGCGGGGCGCATCGACGGCGGGCCGACGATCGGCCGGCCCTGCCCCGTCGAGCCGTCTCTGCGCGCGTGCTTCCGCTTCGAGGGGAGCGTCATGGACGAGTCGGGGAGCATGCTCTCCGCGACCGCGTCGGACGTCGGCTACACGCCGGGGCTCGACGGTCAGGCGCTCACCACCCGGCCGACGTCGAGCATCGTGGTCCGCCACGACGCGGCGCTCGACACCACCGAGTACACGGTCGAGGCGTGGGTGTGGCTCGACTCGGTGCCGGGCGCGGGCGACTACTACGGGGTCGCGGAGAAGTACGGGCACTGGCGGCTCCGCATCGACCCGGGCGGCGCGGCCGCGTGTCACATCGGCACCCGCTGGGGCCGGCGCGAGATCAGCGGCGGCGCGGTGCCCCCCCGGACCTGGACCCACGTCGCCTGCAGCGTCGGTGGCGGCCGCCAGATGGTCTCCATCGACGGCGCCACGGTCGCGGGGCAGAGCGTGTTCGGCGTGGTGAGCAGCACGGACGACGTGCACCTCGCCGAGGACGCCGACACCGGGGCGCACCAGCTCCCCGGCGCCATCGACACGGTGCGGGTGTGGAGCCGCGTGATCACCGACTCCGACTGGTGCACGTTGTCCGGCCCCTGTCGCGTGCCCTGA